Proteins encoded by one window of Melanotaenia boesemani isolate fMelBoe1 chromosome 10, fMelBoe1.pri, whole genome shotgun sequence:
- the fbxl13 gene encoding dynein regulatory complex subunit 6 isoform X1: MADTEQVLEMCEFKHYLPQIYKTLLSASCLSCPNDPIQFLKNTLMAFQGHENLQAVNWYKFVDDAEQRCAKASLTHKIMDYNFADPEENMESFHLVEKALSCYRKNLTTTCFRKWKRFIMQSRRDNIELTLKMDMTEKYLEKKCQSIILTRWFNWLKLHKKKKAAAIDKLEILVNNGCLKRIIAAWHIVTKDSRRTKEYFKRLDMSFAETGIKDLQITEEYSGLLVLPSSLLLKIFQYLGLRDRLNCAEVCCMWKSIIQSGMLWSQINFSSGKDWITDSTTRQILQNYRPFVIHLNLRCCTSLKWPSLKFISECKNLQELNMSECFNVTDAVVQRIVDGCPSLLYLNISCTFITNKTLEELSRNCLSLQYLSLAYCCRITDKGFLYLKTGKGCHNLIHLNLSGCTQMTVNAFRYISDGCPSLKEVVINDMPTLSDSCLLALLARCRYLSSISLLDASHLSDIALKAIAEAAKLKTFSIEGNNQLTDISWKALCSSSQDLCRLHAAECPRMTDNSLRSVATLKNLQYLNISLCSRVSDVGIQYLTEGSSADKLQELNLSQCSRITDMSVMKIAQRLSQLYHLSLSYCGKLTDLALEWLSGSSIRSLDITGCCIQDQGLAMLETIPLKKIVLAECVYITDIGIEKLCKNVRDLEHVDVSRCVALSDAAVRAFSFYCTGLVTLRMSGCPKMTDMAVQYLTTGSQYLQELDVSGCALLTDRTLQHLERICPPLISIRMNCCSGISRAAALKLQPCVSYWEYSSDDPS, translated from the exons ATGGCAGACACAGAGCAAGTTCTGGAAATGTGTGAATTCAAACACTACCTGCCACAGATATACAAG accTTATTGAGTGCTTCATGTCTGTCATGTCCGAATGACCCAATACAGTTTCTGAAAAATACTCTAATGGCCTTTCAAGGACACGAGAATCTTCAAGCTGTCAACTG gtaCAAGTTTGTTGATGATGCAGAACAGCGCTGTGCAAAAGCATCTCTGACTCACAAGATTATGGACTATAACTTTGCTGACCCAGAAGAAAACATG GAGTCCTTTCATCTGGTTGAGAAGGCTCTCTCCTGTTACAGAAAGAATTTAACAACCACATGCTTCAG GAAGTGGAAGAGGTTTATCATGCAGAGCAGGAGGGATAACATAGAGCTGACTCTGAAGATGGACATGACGGAGAAGTATCTTGAGAAGAAATGCCAAAGCATCATACTCACCAGATGGTTTAACTGGCTAAAATTACACAAGAAGAAAAAGGCTG CTGCCATTGACAAGCTCGAGATACTTGTAAACAATGGCTGCCTCAAGCGCATCATAGCCGCTTGGCATATTGTTACAAAGGACTCAAGGAGGACAAAAGAATACTTTAAG AGATTGGACATGAGTTTTGCTGAAACTGGCATTAAGGATCTCCAGATCACAGAGGAATATAGTGGACTCTTAGTGCTCCCCAGCAGCCTTTTACTGAAG atTTTTCAGTATTTAGGACTAAGAGACCGACTGAACTGCGCTGAAGTATGTTGTATGTGGAAATCTATCATCCAGTCAGGCATGCTGTGGAGCCAG ATCAACTTCTCATCGGGGAAAGATTGGATAACAGACAGCACAACGAGGCAAATTCTGCAGAATTACCGTCCATTTGTGATCCATCTCAACCTGCGTTGCTGCACATCTTTAAAATGGCCCAGCCTAAAGTTTATCA gTGAGTGCAAAAATCTGCAGGAGCTCAACATGTCAGAGTGTTTCAATGTTACA GATGCAGTGGTTCAGAGGATAGTTGACGGCTGTCCCTCCTTGCTCTACCTGAATATTTCATGCACTTTcataacaaacaaaactctCGAAGAGCTGTCCAG AAACTGCCTCAGTCTTCAGTACCTGAGTCTGGCATACTGCTGCAGAATCACAGATAAAGGCTTTCTATACCTGAAAACAGGAAAGGGGTGCCACAATCTCATCCACCTCAATCTGTCCGGCTGTACTCAG ATGACAGTAAATGCTTTTAGATACATTTCTGATGGATGCCCATCACTCAAAGAAGTTGTGATCAATGACATGCCAACTCTGTCAGATAGTTGTCTCTTG GCTCTGCTTGCCAGATGTCGCTACCTTTCCTCCATTTCTCTGTTGGATGCTTCTCATCTTTCCGACATTGCTCTTAAAGCCATTGCTGAAGCAGCCAAACTAAAGACTTTCAGCATAGAGG GCAACAACCAACTGACTGATATCAGCTGGAAAGCCCTGTGCAGCAGCTCGCAGGACCTCTGCAGACTTCACGCTGCAGAATGCCCAAGAATGACCGATAACAGCTTGAGATCTGTGGCCACCCTCAAAAATCTGCAATACCTGAACATCTCGCTTTGCAGCAG GGTGAGTGATGTTGGGATTCAGTACTTGACCGAAGGTTCCTCAGCCGATAAACTGCAAGAACTGAATCTCAGTCAGTGCAGTCGCATAACTGACATGTCCGTCATGAAGATTGCACAGAG GCTGAGTCAACTCTACCATCTCAGTTTGAGTTACTGTGGGAAGCTGACTGACTTGGCTCTGGAGTGGTTGAGTGGTAGCTCAATCCGCTCCCTTGACATCACAGGTTGCTGCATTCAGGACCAG gGACTGGCTATGCTCGAGACAATTCCCTTGAAGAAGATAGTACTTGCTGAGTGTGTATATATCACAGACATTGGCATAGAG AAACTGTGCAAGAATGTAAGAGACCTGGAACATGTTGATGTTTCTCGCTGTGTAGCTCTGTCTGATGCAGCTGTCAGAGCCTTTTCATTCTACTGCACAGGCCTGGTCACGCTGCGGATGTCAGGGTGCCCCAAG ATGACAGACATGGCAGTGCAGTATCTGACAACTGGATCCCAGTACCTGCAAGAGCTTGACGTGAGTGGCTGTGCTCTTCTCACAGATCGCACACTACAACATTTGGAAAGAATTTGTCCTCCACTTATCTCCATCAGGATGAACTGCTGCAGCGGCATTTCCAG GGCAGCTGCCTTAAAGTTGCAGCCGTGTGTCTCGTACTGGGAGTACAGCAGCGATGACCCTTCATGA
- the fbxl13 gene encoding dynein regulatory complex subunit 6 isoform X4: protein MQSRRDNIELTLKMDMTEKYLEKKCQSIILTRWFNWLKLHKKKKAAAIDKLEILVNNGCLKRIIAAWHIVTKDSRRTKEYFKRLDMSFAETGIKDLQITEEYSGLLVLPSSLLLKIFQYLGLRDRLNCAEVCCMWKSIIQSGMLWSQINFSSGKDWITDSTTRQILQNYRPFVIHLNLRCCTSLKWPSLKFISECKNLQELNMSECFNVTDAVVQRIVDGCPSLLYLNISCTFITNKTLEELSRNCLSLQYLSLAYCCRITDKGFLYLKTGKGCHNLIHLNLSGCTQMTVNAFRYISDGCPSLKEVVINDMPTLSDSCLLALLARCRYLSSISLLDASHLSDIALKAIAEAAKLKTFSIEGNNQLTDISWKALCSSSQDLCRLHAAECPRMTDNSLRSVATLKNLQYLNISLCSRVSDVGIQYLTEGSSADKLQELNLSQCSRITDMSVMKIAQRLSQLYHLSLSYCGKLTDLALEWLSGSSIRSLDITGCCIQDQGLAMLETIPLKKIVLAECVYITDIGIEKLCKNVRDLEHVDVSRCVALSDAAVRAFSFYCTGLVTLRMSGCPKMTDMAVQYLTTGSQYLQELDVSGCALLTDRTLQHLERICPPLISIRMNCCSGISRAAALKLQPCVSYWEYSSDDPS from the exons ATGCAGAGCAGGAGGGATAACATAGAGCTGACTCTGAAGATGGACATGACGGAGAAGTATCTTGAGAAGAAATGCCAAAGCATCATACTCACCAGATGGTTTAACTGGCTAAAATTACACAAGAAGAAAAAGGCTG CTGCCATTGACAAGCTCGAGATACTTGTAAACAATGGCTGCCTCAAGCGCATCATAGCCGCTTGGCATATTGTTACAAAGGACTCAAGGAGGACAAAAGAATACTTTAAG AGATTGGACATGAGTTTTGCTGAAACTGGCATTAAGGATCTCCAGATCACAGAGGAATATAGTGGACTCTTAGTGCTCCCCAGCAGCCTTTTACTGAAG atTTTTCAGTATTTAGGACTAAGAGACCGACTGAACTGCGCTGAAGTATGTTGTATGTGGAAATCTATCATCCAGTCAGGCATGCTGTGGAGCCAG ATCAACTTCTCATCGGGGAAAGATTGGATAACAGACAGCACAACGAGGCAAATTCTGCAGAATTACCGTCCATTTGTGATCCATCTCAACCTGCGTTGCTGCACATCTTTAAAATGGCCCAGCCTAAAGTTTATCA gTGAGTGCAAAAATCTGCAGGAGCTCAACATGTCAGAGTGTTTCAATGTTACA GATGCAGTGGTTCAGAGGATAGTTGACGGCTGTCCCTCCTTGCTCTACCTGAATATTTCATGCACTTTcataacaaacaaaactctCGAAGAGCTGTCCAG AAACTGCCTCAGTCTTCAGTACCTGAGTCTGGCATACTGCTGCAGAATCACAGATAAAGGCTTTCTATACCTGAAAACAGGAAAGGGGTGCCACAATCTCATCCACCTCAATCTGTCCGGCTGTACTCAG ATGACAGTAAATGCTTTTAGATACATTTCTGATGGATGCCCATCACTCAAAGAAGTTGTGATCAATGACATGCCAACTCTGTCAGATAGTTGTCTCTTG GCTCTGCTTGCCAGATGTCGCTACCTTTCCTCCATTTCTCTGTTGGATGCTTCTCATCTTTCCGACATTGCTCTTAAAGCCATTGCTGAAGCAGCCAAACTAAAGACTTTCAGCATAGAGG GCAACAACCAACTGACTGATATCAGCTGGAAAGCCCTGTGCAGCAGCTCGCAGGACCTCTGCAGACTTCACGCTGCAGAATGCCCAAGAATGACCGATAACAGCTTGAGATCTGTGGCCACCCTCAAAAATCTGCAATACCTGAACATCTCGCTTTGCAGCAG GGTGAGTGATGTTGGGATTCAGTACTTGACCGAAGGTTCCTCAGCCGATAAACTGCAAGAACTGAATCTCAGTCAGTGCAGTCGCATAACTGACATGTCCGTCATGAAGATTGCACAGAG GCTGAGTCAACTCTACCATCTCAGTTTGAGTTACTGTGGGAAGCTGACTGACTTGGCTCTGGAGTGGTTGAGTGGTAGCTCAATCCGCTCCCTTGACATCACAGGTTGCTGCATTCAGGACCAG gGACTGGCTATGCTCGAGACAATTCCCTTGAAGAAGATAGTACTTGCTGAGTGTGTATATATCACAGACATTGGCATAGAG AAACTGTGCAAGAATGTAAGAGACCTGGAACATGTTGATGTTTCTCGCTGTGTAGCTCTGTCTGATGCAGCTGTCAGAGCCTTTTCATTCTACTGCACAGGCCTGGTCACGCTGCGGATGTCAGGGTGCCCCAAG ATGACAGACATGGCAGTGCAGTATCTGACAACTGGATCCCAGTACCTGCAAGAGCTTGACGTGAGTGGCTGTGCTCTTCTCACAGATCGCACACTACAACATTTGGAAAGAATTTGTCCTCCACTTATCTCCATCAGGATGAACTGCTGCAGCGGCATTTCCAG GGCAGCTGCCTTAAAGTTGCAGCCGTGTGTCTCGTACTGGGAGTACAGCAGCGATGACCCTTCATGA
- the fbxl13 gene encoding dynein regulatory complex subunit 6 isoform X3 yields MADTEQVLEMCEFKHYLPQIYKTLLSASCLSCPNDPIQFLKNTLMAFQGHENLQAVNWYKFVDDAEQRCAKASLTHKIMDYNFADPEENMESFHLVEKALSCYRKNLTTTCFRKWKRFIMQSRRDNIELTLKMDMTEKYLEKKCQSIILTRWFNWLKLHKKKKAAAIDKLEILVNNGCLKRIIAAWHIVTKDSRRTKEYFKRLDMSFAETGIKDLQITEEYSGLLVLPSSLLLKIFQYLGLRDRLNCAEVCCMWKSIIQSGMLWSQINFSSGKDWITDSTTRQILQNYRPFVIHLNLRCCTSLKWPSLKFISECKNLQELNMSECFNVTDAVVQRIVDGCPSLLYLNISCTFITNKTLEELSRNCLSLQYLSLAYCCRITDKGFLYLKTGKGCHNLIHLNLSGCTQMTVNAFRYISDGCPSLKEVVINDMPTLSDSCLLALLARCRYLSSISLLDASHLSDIALKAIAEAAKLKTFSIEGNNQLTDISWKALCSSSQDLCRLHAAECPRMTDNSLRSVATLKNLQYLNISLCSRVSDVGIQYLTEGSSADKLQELNLSQCSRITDMSVMKIAQRLSQLYHLSLSYCGKLTDLALEWLSGSSIRSLDITGCCIQDQGLAMLETIPLKKIVLAECVYITDIGIEKLCKNVRDLEHVDVSRCVALSDAAVRAFSFYCTGLVTLRMSGCPKMTDMAVQYLTTGSQYLQELDDELLQRHFQGSCLKVAAVCLVLGVQQR; encoded by the exons ATGGCAGACACAGAGCAAGTTCTGGAAATGTGTGAATTCAAACACTACCTGCCACAGATATACAAG accTTATTGAGTGCTTCATGTCTGTCATGTCCGAATGACCCAATACAGTTTCTGAAAAATACTCTAATGGCCTTTCAAGGACACGAGAATCTTCAAGCTGTCAACTG gtaCAAGTTTGTTGATGATGCAGAACAGCGCTGTGCAAAAGCATCTCTGACTCACAAGATTATGGACTATAACTTTGCTGACCCAGAAGAAAACATG GAGTCCTTTCATCTGGTTGAGAAGGCTCTCTCCTGTTACAGAAAGAATTTAACAACCACATGCTTCAG GAAGTGGAAGAGGTTTATCATGCAGAGCAGGAGGGATAACATAGAGCTGACTCTGAAGATGGACATGACGGAGAAGTATCTTGAGAAGAAATGCCAAAGCATCATACTCACCAGATGGTTTAACTGGCTAAAATTACACAAGAAGAAAAAGGCTG CTGCCATTGACAAGCTCGAGATACTTGTAAACAATGGCTGCCTCAAGCGCATCATAGCCGCTTGGCATATTGTTACAAAGGACTCAAGGAGGACAAAAGAATACTTTAAG AGATTGGACATGAGTTTTGCTGAAACTGGCATTAAGGATCTCCAGATCACAGAGGAATATAGTGGACTCTTAGTGCTCCCCAGCAGCCTTTTACTGAAG atTTTTCAGTATTTAGGACTAAGAGACCGACTGAACTGCGCTGAAGTATGTTGTATGTGGAAATCTATCATCCAGTCAGGCATGCTGTGGAGCCAG ATCAACTTCTCATCGGGGAAAGATTGGATAACAGACAGCACAACGAGGCAAATTCTGCAGAATTACCGTCCATTTGTGATCCATCTCAACCTGCGTTGCTGCACATCTTTAAAATGGCCCAGCCTAAAGTTTATCA gTGAGTGCAAAAATCTGCAGGAGCTCAACATGTCAGAGTGTTTCAATGTTACA GATGCAGTGGTTCAGAGGATAGTTGACGGCTGTCCCTCCTTGCTCTACCTGAATATTTCATGCACTTTcataacaaacaaaactctCGAAGAGCTGTCCAG AAACTGCCTCAGTCTTCAGTACCTGAGTCTGGCATACTGCTGCAGAATCACAGATAAAGGCTTTCTATACCTGAAAACAGGAAAGGGGTGCCACAATCTCATCCACCTCAATCTGTCCGGCTGTACTCAG ATGACAGTAAATGCTTTTAGATACATTTCTGATGGATGCCCATCACTCAAAGAAGTTGTGATCAATGACATGCCAACTCTGTCAGATAGTTGTCTCTTG GCTCTGCTTGCCAGATGTCGCTACCTTTCCTCCATTTCTCTGTTGGATGCTTCTCATCTTTCCGACATTGCTCTTAAAGCCATTGCTGAAGCAGCCAAACTAAAGACTTTCAGCATAGAGG GCAACAACCAACTGACTGATATCAGCTGGAAAGCCCTGTGCAGCAGCTCGCAGGACCTCTGCAGACTTCACGCTGCAGAATGCCCAAGAATGACCGATAACAGCTTGAGATCTGTGGCCACCCTCAAAAATCTGCAATACCTGAACATCTCGCTTTGCAGCAG GGTGAGTGATGTTGGGATTCAGTACTTGACCGAAGGTTCCTCAGCCGATAAACTGCAAGAACTGAATCTCAGTCAGTGCAGTCGCATAACTGACATGTCCGTCATGAAGATTGCACAGAG GCTGAGTCAACTCTACCATCTCAGTTTGAGTTACTGTGGGAAGCTGACTGACTTGGCTCTGGAGTGGTTGAGTGGTAGCTCAATCCGCTCCCTTGACATCACAGGTTGCTGCATTCAGGACCAG gGACTGGCTATGCTCGAGACAATTCCCTTGAAGAAGATAGTACTTGCTGAGTGTGTATATATCACAGACATTGGCATAGAG AAACTGTGCAAGAATGTAAGAGACCTGGAACATGTTGATGTTTCTCGCTGTGTAGCTCTGTCTGATGCAGCTGTCAGAGCCTTTTCATTCTACTGCACAGGCCTGGTCACGCTGCGGATGTCAGGGTGCCCCAAG ATGACAGACATGGCAGTGCAGTATCTGACAACTGGATCCCAGTACCTGCAAGAGCTTGAC GATGAACTGCTGCAGCGGCATTTCCAG GGCAGCTGCCTTAAAGTTGCAGCCGTGTGTCTCGTACTGGGAGTACAGCAGCGATGA
- the fbxl13 gene encoding dynein regulatory complex subunit 6 isoform X2, with the protein MADTEQVLEMCEFKHYLPQIYKTLLSASCLSCPNDPIQFLKNTLMAFQGHENLQAVNWYKFVDDAEQRCAKASLTHKIMDYNFADPEENMESFHLVEKALSCYRKNLTTTCFRKWKRFIMQSRRDNIELTLKMDMTEKYLEKKCQSIILTRWFNWLKLHKKKKAAAIDKLEILVNNGCLKRIIAAWHIVTKDSRRTKEYFKRLDMSFAETGIKDLQITEEYSGLLVLPSSLLLKIFQYLGLRDRLNCAEVCCMWKSIIQSGMLWSQINFSSGKDWITDSTTRQILQNYRPFVIHLNLRCCTSLKWPSLKFISECKNLQELNMSECFNVTDAVVQRIVDGCPSLLYLNISCTFITNKTLEELSRNCLSLQYLSLAYCCRITDKGFLYLKTGKGCHNLIHLNLSGCTQMTVNAFRYISDGCPSLKEVVINDMPTLSDSCLLALLARCRYLSSISLLDASHLSDIALKAIAEAAKLKTFSIEGNNQLTDISWKALCSSSQDLCRLHAAECPRMTDNSLRSVATLKNLQYLNISLCSRVSDVGIQYLTEGSSADKLQELNLSQCSRITDMSVMKIAQRLSQLYHLSLSYCGKLTDLALEWLSGSSIRSLDITGCCIQDQGLAMLETIPLKKIVLAECVYITDIGIEKLCKNVRDLEHVDVSRCVALSDAAVRAFSFYCTGLVTLRMSGCPKMTDMAVQYLTTGSQYLQELDVSGCALLTDRTLQHLERICPPLISIRMNCCSGISSCLKVAAVCLVLGVQQR; encoded by the exons ATGGCAGACACAGAGCAAGTTCTGGAAATGTGTGAATTCAAACACTACCTGCCACAGATATACAAG accTTATTGAGTGCTTCATGTCTGTCATGTCCGAATGACCCAATACAGTTTCTGAAAAATACTCTAATGGCCTTTCAAGGACACGAGAATCTTCAAGCTGTCAACTG gtaCAAGTTTGTTGATGATGCAGAACAGCGCTGTGCAAAAGCATCTCTGACTCACAAGATTATGGACTATAACTTTGCTGACCCAGAAGAAAACATG GAGTCCTTTCATCTGGTTGAGAAGGCTCTCTCCTGTTACAGAAAGAATTTAACAACCACATGCTTCAG GAAGTGGAAGAGGTTTATCATGCAGAGCAGGAGGGATAACATAGAGCTGACTCTGAAGATGGACATGACGGAGAAGTATCTTGAGAAGAAATGCCAAAGCATCATACTCACCAGATGGTTTAACTGGCTAAAATTACACAAGAAGAAAAAGGCTG CTGCCATTGACAAGCTCGAGATACTTGTAAACAATGGCTGCCTCAAGCGCATCATAGCCGCTTGGCATATTGTTACAAAGGACTCAAGGAGGACAAAAGAATACTTTAAG AGATTGGACATGAGTTTTGCTGAAACTGGCATTAAGGATCTCCAGATCACAGAGGAATATAGTGGACTCTTAGTGCTCCCCAGCAGCCTTTTACTGAAG atTTTTCAGTATTTAGGACTAAGAGACCGACTGAACTGCGCTGAAGTATGTTGTATGTGGAAATCTATCATCCAGTCAGGCATGCTGTGGAGCCAG ATCAACTTCTCATCGGGGAAAGATTGGATAACAGACAGCACAACGAGGCAAATTCTGCAGAATTACCGTCCATTTGTGATCCATCTCAACCTGCGTTGCTGCACATCTTTAAAATGGCCCAGCCTAAAGTTTATCA gTGAGTGCAAAAATCTGCAGGAGCTCAACATGTCAGAGTGTTTCAATGTTACA GATGCAGTGGTTCAGAGGATAGTTGACGGCTGTCCCTCCTTGCTCTACCTGAATATTTCATGCACTTTcataacaaacaaaactctCGAAGAGCTGTCCAG AAACTGCCTCAGTCTTCAGTACCTGAGTCTGGCATACTGCTGCAGAATCACAGATAAAGGCTTTCTATACCTGAAAACAGGAAAGGGGTGCCACAATCTCATCCACCTCAATCTGTCCGGCTGTACTCAG ATGACAGTAAATGCTTTTAGATACATTTCTGATGGATGCCCATCACTCAAAGAAGTTGTGATCAATGACATGCCAACTCTGTCAGATAGTTGTCTCTTG GCTCTGCTTGCCAGATGTCGCTACCTTTCCTCCATTTCTCTGTTGGATGCTTCTCATCTTTCCGACATTGCTCTTAAAGCCATTGCTGAAGCAGCCAAACTAAAGACTTTCAGCATAGAGG GCAACAACCAACTGACTGATATCAGCTGGAAAGCCCTGTGCAGCAGCTCGCAGGACCTCTGCAGACTTCACGCTGCAGAATGCCCAAGAATGACCGATAACAGCTTGAGATCTGTGGCCACCCTCAAAAATCTGCAATACCTGAACATCTCGCTTTGCAGCAG GGTGAGTGATGTTGGGATTCAGTACTTGACCGAAGGTTCCTCAGCCGATAAACTGCAAGAACTGAATCTCAGTCAGTGCAGTCGCATAACTGACATGTCCGTCATGAAGATTGCACAGAG GCTGAGTCAACTCTACCATCTCAGTTTGAGTTACTGTGGGAAGCTGACTGACTTGGCTCTGGAGTGGTTGAGTGGTAGCTCAATCCGCTCCCTTGACATCACAGGTTGCTGCATTCAGGACCAG gGACTGGCTATGCTCGAGACAATTCCCTTGAAGAAGATAGTACTTGCTGAGTGTGTATATATCACAGACATTGGCATAGAG AAACTGTGCAAGAATGTAAGAGACCTGGAACATGTTGATGTTTCTCGCTGTGTAGCTCTGTCTGATGCAGCTGTCAGAGCCTTTTCATTCTACTGCACAGGCCTGGTCACGCTGCGGATGTCAGGGTGCCCCAAG ATGACAGACATGGCAGTGCAGTATCTGACAACTGGATCCCAGTACCTGCAAGAGCTTGACGTGAGTGGCTGTGCTCTTCTCACAGATCGCACACTACAACATTTGGAAAGAATTTGTCCTCCACTTATCTCCATCAGGATGAACTGCTGCAGCGGCATTTCCAG CTGCCTTAAAGTTGCAGCCGTGTGTCTCGTACTGGGAGTACAGCAGCGATGA
- the LOC121647322 gene encoding leucine-rich repeat-containing protein 17-like: protein MHVIHCLLIASLLLLLLPSVEMKRPGKGRGLKRARHKLTREKVRVRGGKRHSRSGPAGFVSHMCSESKESGKVFVDCQDQGLTFIPPSKAWSRAPKHLLLARNQIKVLNDGAFLGYKSLKSLDLQQNLISNVEEGAFEGLTRLTTLLLQHNRLGTLSEEVLIPMSNLHYLRLHDNPWNCLCPMESLIRTLQVPSNRNLGNHARCAEPIRLKNRRLKNVDPELLCKEPNSTSDLNSDLEDLMGPAEPSPIRSKPDAIALCHIYIIPEILMDCSNRGLTEVPSGIPEDVVQIDLSHNSIHHLKPRDFQGAKSLKVLNLSNNNMEHIDTGSLSGLLHLNELDLSHNNLHFVQYGVLEDLYFLSQLKLKANPWVCDYSIHYIVYWLRLHPRVRHSGLLCHSPLEYTGQSVEEYVHSYNRDCSDRQHSITVPDQTDSELWDTLMEVQGEVEEELEPSHLRALQKYQIIRLA from the exons ATGCATGTGATCCACTGTCTCTTGATAGCCTCTCTGCTCCTCCTGCTACTCCCATCTGTTGAGATGAAAAGACCAGGAAAAGGCAGAGGCCTTAAAAGAGCAAGGCACAAACTTACACGGGAAAA AGTCAGAGTGAGAGGTGGTAAACGTCACAGCCGATCAGGCCCCGCTGGATTTGTGTCACATATGTGTTCTGAGTCTAAAGAATCTGGAAAAGTGTTTGTGGATTGTCAGGACCAAGGTCTCACCTTCATCCCCCCCTCAAAGGCCTGGTCTAGAGCACCCAAGCATCTCCTTCTAGCCCGGAACCAAATCAAAGTTCTCAATGATGGAGCCTTTCTTGGATATAAGAGTTTAAAAAGTCTGGACCTTCAGCAGAACCTGATTTCTAACGTGGAAGAAGGGGCTTTCGAGGGCCTGACACGACTAACAACCCTTCTGCTGCAGCACAACCGCCTGGGAACGCTCAGTGAGGAAGTACTCATCCCCATGTCAAATCTTCACTACCTCCGTTTGCACGATAATCCCTGGAATTGTCTCTGCCCAATGGAAAGTCTCATACGTACTCTTCAAGTACCAAGCAACCGTAATCTAGGAAATCATGCCAG GTGTGCAGAGCCCATCAGGCTAAAAAACAGGAGGCTGAAGAATGTTGATCCTGAGTTACTATGTAAAGAACCAAACTCGACCAGTGACCTAAATAGTGACCTTGAGGATCTAATGGGCCCTGCAGAGCCCAGTCCGATTCGCAGCAAACCAGATGCTATCGCACTTTGCCACATCTACATTATTCCTGAAATACTGATGGACTGCAGTAACAGAG GTCTAACTGAGGTGCCCTCAGGTATTCCAGAGGACGTTGTTCAGATTGATCTCTCCCATAATTCAATCCATCATCTTAAACCCAGAGATTTCCAAGGAGCAAAAAGCCTGAAAGTCCTTAACCTCAGTAATAACAATATGGAGCACATTGACACAG GTTCCCTTTCTGGGCTCTTGCACCTTAATGAGCTGGACTTGTCACACAACAATCTGCATTTTGTTCAGTATGGAGTTCTTGAAGATCTTTACTTTCTGTCACAGCTAAAACTCAAAGCAAATCCCTGGGTGTGTGACTACAG CATCCACTACATAGTGTACTGGCTGCGTCTGCACCCCAGAGTGAGGCACTCTGGCCTGCTGTGCCACTCTCCTCTTGAATATACTGGCCAAAGTGTGGAGGAGTATGTTCATTCCTACAACAGAGATTGTTCAGACAGACAGCATAGCATAACAGTTCCAGACCAAACAGACTCTGAGCTTTGGGACACACTAATGGAAGTACAGGGAGAGGTGGAAGAGGAGCTGGAGCCAAGCCACTTGAGAGCGCTACAGAAATACCAGATCATTAGACTGGCATGA